A window of the Sphaerobacter thermophilus DSM 20745 genome harbors these coding sequences:
- the mutS gene encoding DNA mismatch repair protein MutS has product MPSRRQYLDLKAQHPHAILLYRMGDFYEAFDDDARVVARDARITLTSRSFGRNGRVPMAGIPYHALNHYLARLLAHGHTIAIAEQVSEPGRGLVERAITRVLSPGTVGEAALLPEGENRYLASICPFGDRIGLAWADVSTGEFAVTELSGPRARDQLAEELARLNPAECLVPDDGRADDVEVAHRTRMEHWRFEPERARAELTRHLGVRSLVPFGCEDLPAATAAAGAILAYLERTNPALLPLLTGLRTESIDGWVGLDAATRRNLELTRSLRTGGTRGSLLGMLDETRTAMGARTLRRLVGQPLRDLSELQRRQAVVAGLVARPTLRAAITSSLGGVGDLERLVGRVTQGLGTARDFVTLGGALRAISPILASLRVSGDPALAAFADEIDPCTDVLTLVEAAVEDDPEDGARIRAGFSPELDAAREGAMSTRRWLAGLERRERERTGIKSLKVGYNKVFGYYIEVTRPNLARVPGDYVRKQTVATGERYVTAALKEAEARILAADEEIAALERAALARLTRDVTAATGRLLTAANRLALLDALLSLAVVADRGGWTRPVLEDSATLEIIGGRHPVVEASLEGEAFIANDCRLGGEAPRVLVVTGPNMGGKSTYLRQVALIVLLAQIGSFVPAERARIGLVDRIFTRVGAQDDLAGGSSTFMVEMLETATILRQATERSLVILDEVGRGTGTQDGLAIAQAVLEDLHDRVRARTLFATHYLELTALAERLADVANVHLAALETDERVIFLYAVRPGPADRAYGIQVARLAGLPPWVADRAASVLRGLTEMRSAPPPAPAERELSAPRVAEDGAPYQLTLDGFTPAPSEAERLARALDSLDLTALTPREALDWLFEQQARLRGGNPRH; this is encoded by the coding sequence GTGCCGTCGCGGCGGCAATACCTCGACCTGAAGGCACAGCATCCCCACGCTATCCTCCTCTACCGCATGGGGGACTTCTACGAGGCGTTCGACGACGACGCGCGCGTGGTGGCCCGCGACGCGCGCATCACGCTGACTTCGCGTAGCTTCGGCCGGAACGGTCGGGTGCCGATGGCCGGCATCCCGTACCATGCGCTGAACCACTATCTGGCACGACTCCTGGCGCACGGGCACACCATCGCGATTGCCGAGCAGGTGAGTGAGCCAGGCCGGGGGCTGGTCGAGCGGGCTATCACGCGCGTGCTGAGCCCGGGAACGGTCGGCGAGGCGGCGCTCCTCCCGGAGGGCGAGAACCGGTACCTGGCGTCGATCTGCCCGTTCGGCGATCGGATTGGACTGGCGTGGGCAGACGTGAGTACCGGCGAGTTTGCGGTGACGGAGCTATCCGGGCCGCGAGCGCGCGACCAGCTTGCCGAGGAGCTGGCACGGCTGAACCCGGCCGAGTGCCTCGTTCCGGATGACGGGCGTGCCGACGACGTCGAGGTGGCGCATCGCACGCGGATGGAGCACTGGCGCTTCGAGCCGGAACGTGCGCGGGCGGAACTCACCCGACACCTTGGCGTACGCTCGCTGGTGCCGTTCGGCTGCGAGGATCTGCCTGCGGCGACAGCCGCTGCTGGGGCGATCCTAGCGTACCTGGAGCGGACCAACCCGGCGCTCTTGCCGCTGTTGACCGGGTTGCGGACGGAGTCCATCGACGGATGGGTAGGGCTCGACGCGGCGACGCGCAGGAACCTCGAGTTGACCCGGAGCCTGCGAACCGGTGGCACGCGCGGGAGCCTGCTCGGGATGCTCGATGAGACCCGGACCGCGATGGGCGCCCGCACCTTGCGCCGCCTGGTCGGCCAGCCGCTGCGGGATCTGTCCGAGCTGCAGCGGCGGCAGGCGGTGGTCGCCGGGCTGGTCGCGCGCCCCACCCTGCGGGCCGCGATCACGTCGTCCCTTGGTGGTGTGGGCGACCTGGAGCGGCTCGTCGGGCGGGTAACGCAGGGGCTGGGCACCGCGCGGGACTTCGTGACCCTTGGCGGGGCGTTGCGCGCCATCTCGCCGATCCTGGCTTCGCTCCGCGTCAGCGGCGACCCCGCGCTGGCTGCCTTCGCGGACGAGATCGACCCGTGCACCGACGTGCTGACGCTGGTCGAAGCAGCGGTCGAAGATGATCCGGAGGACGGGGCCCGCATCCGCGCCGGTTTCTCGCCCGAGCTGGACGCCGCTCGTGAAGGCGCCATGTCGACGCGCCGCTGGCTGGCCGGACTGGAGCGGCGCGAGCGGGAGCGGACCGGGATCAAGTCGCTGAAGGTCGGCTACAACAAGGTCTTCGGCTACTACATCGAGGTGACGCGGCCCAACCTCGCGCGGGTGCCCGGCGACTACGTCCGCAAGCAAACGGTGGCGACGGGCGAGCGATACGTGACGGCAGCCTTGAAGGAGGCGGAGGCACGCATCCTCGCCGCGGATGAGGAGATTGCCGCCCTCGAGCGCGCGGCGCTGGCGCGGCTGACGCGCGACGTGACCGCGGCGACCGGCCGGCTGCTGACAGCGGCGAACCGGCTGGCGCTGCTCGACGCGCTTCTGTCCCTGGCAGTGGTCGCCGACCGGGGCGGGTGGACGCGGCCGGTGCTGGAGGACAGTGCGACGCTGGAGATCATCGGCGGGCGCCACCCGGTGGTGGAAGCGAGCCTGGAGGGCGAGGCGTTCATCGCGAACGACTGCCGTCTGGGTGGCGAGGCGCCGCGGGTGCTGGTCGTCACCGGGCCGAACATGGGCGGGAAGAGCACCTACCTGCGACAGGTCGCCCTCATCGTGCTCCTGGCGCAGATCGGCTCGTTCGTCCCTGCGGAGCGGGCGCGGATCGGTCTGGTCGACCGGATCTTCACCCGCGTTGGCGCGCAGGACGACCTGGCGGGCGGCTCGAGTACCTTCATGGTCGAGATGCTGGAGACGGCCACCATCCTGCGCCAGGCGACCGAGCGCAGTCTGGTCATCCTCGACGAAGTCGGGCGCGGCACCGGTACGCAGGACGGGCTGGCGATCGCCCAGGCGGTGCTGGAGGATCTCCACGACCGGGTGCGGGCGCGCACGCTCTTCGCCACCCACTACCTGGAGTTGACCGCGCTTGCTGAGCGGCTGGCGGACGTGGCCAATGTCCACCTGGCGGCGCTGGAGACGGACGAGCGCGTGATATTCCTCTACGCGGTGCGGCCAGGGCCGGCCGACCGGGCGTACGGCATCCAGGTGGCGCGGCTGGCAGGGCTACCGCCCTGGGTGGCCGACCGGGCTGCGTCGGTGTTGCGGGGATTGAC